Sequence from the Sphingomonas sp. SORGH_AS_0950 genome:
TCTGGGCACCGTGCCGCCGGGATTCCGGGACAGGATGGCGGAGGCCGGGATGCTCGGCATGCGTGTCCTGCCGTTCGAGCGGAACGCGGACGGCGGCTTCATCCCGCCGGAGGAATGGGATGCCGAGGCCATTTCGATGACCGCGACGCATGACATCGCGACGGTCGCGGGATGGTGGCGCGGCCGCGATCTCGAATGGCGGGCGCGGATCGCGGGCAAGCCGGTGTCGGGCGAAGACGCCGCCAGCCGCGATAGCGAACGCGAGGCGCTATGGGCGGTGATCGGCGATGCCGCCGCCCTGCCCGACGACCCCGCCGCCGTCGTCGGTGCCGCGATCGCGGCGGTGGCCGCCACCCCCTGCCCGCTCGCGATCGTGCCGATCGAGGATCTGCTGGCGCTGGAGGAACAGCCCAACCTGCCCGGCACCACCGACGAGCACCCCAATTGGCGCCGCCGCCTGCCCGACAGGCTGGAGCCGCTGCTGGCGGACGCCGACGTCGCCAACCGCATCGCCACGCTCAACGCCCGCTGACCCGCTCGAACCAAAGGACGTCGCCATGACGCCGCGCGCCACCTATCGATTCCAGTTCCACAAGGACTTCCCCTTCGCCCGTGCGGAAGTGTTGCTGCCCTATCTCGATCGATTGGGGATCAGCCATGTCTATGCCTCGCCGATCACCACCGCCACGGCGGGGTCGATGCACGGTTATGACGTGATCGACCCGACGCGGATCAATCCCGAACTGGGGGGTGAGGATGGCTTCCGGTCACTGGCCCTGGCGGCGCGGGCGCGCGGCATGGGCGTCATCATCGATATAGTGCCCAACCATATGGGCGTGGCGGGCGGCAGTAACGAATGGTGGAACGACGTGCTGCGCGCGGGGCCCGACAGCCGCTATGCCCGGTTCTTCGACATCGACTGGTCGCGCAGGATCGTCCTGCCCATCCTGGGCGACCCGCTTTCCCACGTCCTGGCCGAAGGACAGATCACCGTCGAGCGGACCGACGGACGGGCGGAGGTCGTCGCCTATGGCGAACACCGCCTGCCGATCCGCGACGCCGATCAGGACGAGGCCGAAATCCTGCCGATCGCCGAACTGCTCGACCGCCAGCATTACCGGCTGGCCTCGTGGCGCGTGTCCAATGACGAACTCAACTGGCGGCGCTTCTTCACGATCAACGAACTGGCCGGGCTTCGCGTCGAGGACGATGCCGTCTTCGAGGAGACCCATGCGCTCTATTTCCGCCTTTATGCCGAGGGGCTGATCGACGGCGTGCGGATCGACCATATCGACGGGCTGACCGACCCGATCGGCTATGGCCGGAAACTGCGCGCGCGATTCGGTGCCATCCCCCGCGACGACGGCAACCGCGCCTATATCGTGGTCGAGAAGATCCTGGGCGCCGACGAGGCGATGGGGCGCGACTGGGGTGTCGACGGCACCAGCGGCTATGATTTCATGGAAGAGGTTGCCGCCCTTCTCCATGCCCCGGAAGGCACGCGACCGCTCGCCGAACTCTGGGCGCAGCTAAGCGGACGATCGGCCGATTTCGCGCCCGAGGAATTGCAGGCGCGGCAGGATCTGCTCGCCTGGCAGTTCGCAGGACAGCTGGACGGATGCGTGGCGGCCTTCGCCGCGCTGACGGCATCCGACCCGGCGCTGGAGGGGGCGATCACGACCGCGATGCTCCGCCGCGCGATCGAGCGCCTGCTCTGGGTCTTCCCGGTCTATCGCACCTATGGCCCGGACGCGCCCGCGACGGATGCCGAGGTGCGCGGGCAGGCCCGGTCACGGGTCGAGCGTTTCATCCCGCCGGGCGAAACCTTCGTGGTCGACCATATCCTCGCCTGGCTGGCGGGTGAAGGTGACGCAGACCGCGCCCTGCTGGCCGAGGCGGTGCGCCGTTTCCAGCAATTGTCCGCACCGATCGCCGCCAAGGCGGTCGAGGATACCGCCTTTTATCGGCATGGCGTCCTGCTCTCGCGCAATGATGTGGGGTTCGACGCGGCGCGGATGAGCCTGCCGATCGCGGCCTTTCACGACCGAATGTCGGGAAGGGCCAAGACATTCCCGCATGCCATGCTGACCACTGCCACCCATGACCATAAACGCGGCGAGGATGTGCGCGCCCGCCTTGCGGTGTTGAGCGCGGTCCCGGACGAATGGCGCATCGCGGTCGAAGGGTGGCGGCAGGACACGCTGGCCCTGTCCGAAGGGGTCGATCCAGCGGACTGGTACATGCTCATCCAGACGCTGGTCGGTGCCTGGCCCCGGCCGGAGGATCTGGGCGATTTCACGGAGCGGGTGACGGCGTGGCAGGAAAAGGCCCTGCGAGAGGCCAAGCTGCGCTCGTCCTGGGAAGCCCCGGACGAGGATTATGAGGGGCGCTGCAACGCTCTGGCCGAAGCCCTGATCGACGGCGCGGAGGGTGCGTCGTTTCGAGCGCGGCTGCACGACCTGCTGCGGCGGATCGCACCGGCGGCCTCGGCCAATTCGCTGGTGCAACTGGCGCTGCGCTATACGGTGCCGGGGATACCCGATTGCTATCAGGGTACGGAGTTCGCCGACCTCAGCCTGGTCGACCCTGACAATCGTCGTCCGGTCGACTATCCCGCCCGCGAACAGGCGCTGGCGGAAGGCGGCAATGCGAAGCTGGACCTGCTCGCCGGGTTGCTTGGCGCGCGCCGTCGAGCCCCCGCACTGTTTGCCGAGGGCGATTACCGGCCGCTTCCCGTCAAGGGGCATGGCCGCGACCGGGTGATCGCGTTCGAGCGGCGGCACGGCGATGCGGTGCTGACCTGCGTCATGGGGCTTCGCCTGGCCCCGCTGATGGATGCGCAGGGCCAGGTCGACTGGCGGGATACCGCCGTGGTGCTGGCGGAGGGCCCCCGCCTGGTGGCCGATTTGCTGGCGGACGGGCCGGTCTGGTATGACGTCCGGCCCGGCACCGACAAAGGATAGGCATGGCCGTCACCGATATCGCGACACGGACATGGGACCATGGCTGGCGGCTGGACCCCATCGTCCGCAGCCTGCTCGACACCGATTTCTACAAGCTGCTGATGCTGCAAATGATCCGGAACCTCTATCCGGATACGCAGGCGACCTTCGCGCTCCACAACCGGACGCGATCGGTTCGCCTGGCGGACGTCATCGACGAGGGGGAGTTGCGCGCGCAGCTCGACCATGCCCGGACGTTGCGCTTCACGAAGAAGGAATTGATCTGGCTGGCCGGCAACAGCTTTTACGGCCAGACCCGGATGTTCGCGCCGGATTTCCTGGCGTGGCTGGCCGATTTCCAGCTTCCCGATTACGATCTGAGCCGCCGCGACGGACAGTTCGAGCTGCGCTTTCACGGTCCCTGGTGCGCGACGACGATGTGGGAAATCCCCGCGCTCGCCATCGTCAACGAACTGCGGGCCCGTGCGGCGCTGCATGCCAAGGGCCGCTTCGCACTCGACATCCTCTATGCCCGCGCCAAGGCCAAGCTCTGGGGCAAGGTGGAGCGGTTGCGGGCGCTTCCCGATCTGGCCATTTCCGATTTCGGTACGCGGCGACGCCATGGTTTCCTGTGGCAGCGCTGGTGCGTGGAGGCGCTGAAGGAAGGGCTTGGCGACCGGCTGATCGGCACCTCGAACGTGCTGCTGGCGATGGACAATGATCTGGAGGCGATCGGCACCAACGCGCATGAGCTGCCCATGGCGGTCGCGGCGATGGCGCGGACCGATGACGAGCTGCGCCAGGCCCCCTACCGCGTCCTTCAGGAATGGCGGCAGCATTATCACGGCAACCTCCTGATCGTCCTGCCCGACGCGTTCGGCACCGCCGCCTTCCTGCGCGATGCACCCGATTGGGTCGCCGACTGGACCGGCTTCCGACCCGACAGCGCGCCGCCGATCGAAGCGGGCGAGGCGATCCTAGACTGGTGGCGCCAGCATGGCCGCGATCCGCGCGACAAGCTGCTGATCTTTTCGGATGGCATGGACGTCGACACGATCGAGCGGACCTATCGGCATTTCAACGGCCGCGTTCGGATGAGCTTTGGCTGGGGCACCAACCTGACCAACGACTTCCGCGATTGCGATCCCGACGGGCTGCCGGGGCTGGAGCCGATCTCGCTGGTCGCAAAGGTCATCGAGGTGAATGGCCGCCCCGCCGTCAAGCTTTCCGACAATCCGGCCAAGGCCAATGGCGATCCCGCGGAGATCGCGCGCTATCTGGCCGTCTTCGGCAATGACGGGCGAAAGGCCCGCACCACTGAGGTATGATGATGCTGCCGCCCGACTTTTACGGGCAGGAGGTTGATGTCGTCGCGCGCGCGCTGCTCGGCGTGACCCTACTGGTGGACGGCGTCGGCGGCCCGATCGTGGAGACCGAGGCCTATGATGCCGCCGATCCGGCCTCGCACAGCTTCGCCGGCCGGACCGCACGCAATGCGGCGATGTTCGGAGCGGTCGGCCATGCCTATGTCTATCGCATCTACGGGCTGCATCATTGCCTCAACATCGTCTGCGGCACGCCCGGCAGCGCCGTCCTCATTCGTGCCATCGAGCCGGTCCATGGCCTGGAGGTCATGCACCGGCGGCGCGGCGGGCGGGTCACCATCAGGCAGCTTTGCGCCGGCCCCGGGCGGCTGTGCGCGGCTCTGGGTGTCGACCAGGGCCTGGACGGGGCCTTTCTTGACGAGTCCCCCTTCAATCTGCTCCCGACCGCCACCGATGTCGCGATCGTCAGCGGAGCGCGCATCGGCATTACCCGCGCTGCGGAACGCCCCCGCCGGTTCGGCATCGCCGAATCTCCATGGCTGAGCCGCCCATTTCCGCAAGGTCCTGACGCGGTGCAGCATCGATCGGGCAAGTAATGCCATGCGGTGCAGCATCTATTTTGCTTGATCTCACACCTATTTGTCGCGAGCCTCGCTGGGATAACGATAAGGGGACGAGTCGATGGAGTGGATCAAGGTCCTGGCGGTGGTCGCCATGGTCTATGGCGTCTGGGCGGCCTATCGTTCGCTGGGCGCACCAGTTCTTCACAACGGCATTCGCTATTTCCGTCAACCCGACGGCAGCTTCCGCCGCTGGTATGGCGGCCAGCGTTTCAGCGCGTCCGATGTCGGGGTTGCGGATCAGGGCTGATCGCGTCACGGTCAGCAACGGTACAGACGGATTCCGCGATACAGCCTAATCCGGCCTTTTCCTGGCCCGACAAGGATATAGCGGTTTCATGTTTGTCGATTGGGGCATCCCCACGCCCTTGCTGCTCGTCGTCGTGGCGATCGTCGTCGCAGGCATCGTCGCGCGTCGTCGCGTGCCGTTCCTGCGGTTGGCGATCAACCTGGTCAGCTGGCTGGTGCTGGGCGGCCTGCTTCTGGTCGTGCTGCAACAGCGCGAACAGTTTGATCCCTATATCCAGCGGGCGATGCAGGTCCTCAATCTGCAGGACCAGAGCGTCGTCGGTGACACGGTGCGCATCCGGATGTCGCCGGACGGGCATTTCTGGGCACGGGTGACGCTCGACGGGGTCAGCCGACGGATGCTGGTCGACAGCGGCGCGACGCTGACCGCCTTGTCGACCGACACCGCGCGCGCCGCCGGGCTGCGGCCGTCCGCCCCGGTCTTTCCCGTGGTGCTGAACACGGCCAACGGCATGATCCGCGCGCAGACCGGACGCGTGAAGACGCTGGAGATCGGTACGATCCGTGCCGACGGCATCCCCGTCGTCATCTCCCCCGCTTTCGGCGAGACGGACGTGCTGGGCATGAACTTCCTGTCGCGGCTCAAGAGCTGGCGGGTCGAGGGATCGACGCTGATCCTGGAGCCGCACCACCCACAGCCATTAACCCACCGGTCATCGCCTGCGTGATAGGAAGATGATGGAAATCAATGCAATCGGCGACACCGCCGATTGACTTGGCGGTTTAGCTTACCCATGCGTCAATCCATGAACACTCCCCTGTCGCGAATGCTGCCGCTCCCGGCGCAGCTCGACCGATATGTCGTCCATGCCATTGAAACCGGCCGTTTTCCCGACGAGCACGCGCTGCTGGTCGCGGCGGTCGAGCGGCTGCGCGCGGAGCAGCCTTTCGACGAGGCGACCGCCTGGTTGGTCGGCGGCGGCGAATGCGGGCAGCGGGTGCGCGATCACGACTGGGCCGCCACGGCGCTGGGCCCGATCGGCGGCTGGCCCGCCGCGCTGCGCACGACCGTGGCGAACATCGTCCATTCGCCGATTGCCAAGGTCCTGATGTGGGGTCCGGATCATGTGATGATCTATAACGACTCCTATCGCACCATCGCCGGCCCGCGCCATCCGTCGGCGTTCGGTGGCCTGGTGCCGGAGGTCTGGCCCGAAATATGGGACTGGAATCGCGATATCCTGTCGCGGGGATTCCAGGGCGAGGATCTGGCCTTTCACGATCAGAAGCTGATCGTCACCCGCGCGGGGCAGCCCGAAGAGGTGGTGTTCGACCTGTATTACACGCCGGTCTATCTCGACCATGGCGATGTCGGCGGGGTGATGTGTACCGTCGTCGAGAATACCGGACGGGTCGCGGCGGAGCGGCGGCTGGCGGAGAGCGAGGCCGAGTTGCGGGTCATCACCGACTCGCTGCCCGTGCTGGTCGCCTTTGTCGATCGCGAGGAACGCTATCGCTTCGCCAACAGCTATTACCGCGAGTTCCTGGGCGTCGACCCCGACGCCATGCTGGGCACCCGGATCAGCGACGTGCTGACCGACGAGGATTATGCCGAGCGGCGCCCGCTGATCGAGCGGGCGCTAGCGGGCGAGACGGTGGTCGCCGATGTCCGGATCCAGCATCGTGACGGCAGCCATCGGCGCGCCGAGACGCGCTATATTCCCCGCCGGGATGAACAGGGCGCGGTCGTCGGCTTCCATATCCTGGTCTTCGATGTCGACGAGCGGATGCGCCATGCCGAGGTGATCGAGCGCAGCAATCGCCGGTTCCGCGCCGCGATGGACGCCGTCCACGGGGTGCTGTGGACCAACAGCGCCGATGGACGGATGGTCGGCGAGCAGCCCGGATGGGCCGCGATCACCGGCCAGACCCGCGAGGAATATCAGAATTTCGGTTGGGCGAATGCCGTCCATCCGGACGATGCGGCGGACAGCATCGTCGCCTGGAACAAGGCGGTGGCGGCCAAGGGCATGTTCGTTCACGAACACCGCGTCCGTCGCCATGACGGCGAATGGCGCACCTATGCGATCCGGGGCCTGCCGATCGTCGGGGCCGATGGCGAACTGGTCGAATGGGTTGGCGTCCATACCGACATCACCGAGCAGCGCGCGGCCGAACAGGCGCTTCGCGACCAGGCCAATGTGCTGGCACGTCAGGTCCATCACCGCGAACGCGCCGAGGCGCAGCTCCGCCAGCTCAACGAGACGCTGGAGAGCCGCGTCATCGAGGAGATCGCCGAGCGCCGCCAGGCCGAGATGAAGCTGGCCCAGGCGCAGAAGATGGAGACGATCGGCAAGCTGACCGGCGGCGTCGCGCACGACTTCAACAATCTGCTTCAGGTCGTGTCGGGCAACCTCCAGCTGCTCGGCAAGGACGTGGCGGGCAACAGCCGTGCCGAACAGCGGGTCGCCAATGCCATGGCGGGCGTCTCGCGCGGGTCGAAGCTGGCGTCGCAATTGCTGGCCTTCGGGCGGCGGCAGGCGCTGGAACCCAAGGTCGTCAACGTCACCCGCTTCGTGCAGGGCATGGACGACATGCTGCGCCGTGCGATCGGCGAGGGCGTGGAGATCGAGACGATCGTCGGCGGCGGCCTGTGGAACACCTTCATCGACCCCGCCCAGATCGAGAATGCGCTGCTGAATCTGGCGATCAACGCGCGCGACGCGATGGATGGCCAGGGCAAGCTGACCATCGAGCTGGGCAATGCGCATCTCGACGACGCCTATGCGCGCACCCATGACGAGGTGGTGCCGGGCCAATATGTCATGCTGGCGGTGTCCGACACCGGCAGCGGCATGTCCGAGGACATCATCCAGAAGGTCTTCGAGCCCTTCTTCTCGACCAAGAGCGAGGGCAAGGGATCGGGGCTGGGCCTGTCGATGGTCTATGGCTTCGTCAAACAGTCGGGCGGCCATGTGAAGATCTATTCCGAGGTCGGCCACGGCACCACGATCAAGCTCTACCTGCCGCGCGCGATGGAGGCCGAGGATGTCGAGGTGGCGGTCGACACTGGCCCGATCACCGGCGGCACCGAGACCGTGCTGGTCGTCGAGGACGATGCCGAAGTGCGCGCGACCGTGGTCGAGCTGCTGTCGGACCTGGGTTACCGCGTCCTGAAGGCGGTCGACGCGCAGAGCGCGCTCAACGTCATCGAAAGCGGCATTCCGATCGACATGCTCTTCACCGATGTCGTCATGCCCGGCACGCTGAAAAGCCCCGAACTGGCGCGCAAGGCACGCGAGCGGCTGCCCGATATCGCGGTGCTGTTCACATCTGGCTATACCGAGAATTCGATTGTCCATGGCGGACGGCTGGACAAGGGCGTCGAGCTGTTGTCCAAGCCCTATACCCGCGAGGCGCTGGCGCGGAAGTTCCGCCATGTCCTGGCCAATCAGCGGCAACGCAAGATGCCCAGGGACGATGCGGGCCACGCCGCACCGGGCGACCCGGTCGACAGCCAGCCGGTCGTCCATCCGCTGCACGACGGACAGACCATCCTGCTGGTGGAGGATGACGACCTGATCCGCGCCAATACCGCCGAGGTGTTGCAGGAAGCGGGTTTCGTCGTGGTCCATGCCGTGACCGCCGAGGAAGCGATGACCGCGCTTCAGACGGCGCAGATCGACGTGCTGGTGACCGACATCAACCTGCCGGGCGAATCCGGGATCGAGCTGGCGGGACGGGCGCGGCTATTGCGGCCGACGCTGTCGATCGTGTTCGCGACGGGCGACGGCGGAATGGCGGGCGATGCGGCGGAACTGGACGCGGCGCTGCTGACGAAGCCCTATTCGGCGGGGCAGCTGCTCAACGCGATCCGGGGCCGGCTGGGTGTTACGGAGCAGGCGGCCCGACCCTGAGGTCGGACCGCCCACCCCCTTCGATCGGGCTCATGCCGGAGGGGGGCGGCAGGGGAGCCCGGACGAAACCGGGTAAGGGGTTAGCGGGCCTTCCAGCCCTCGATCGCGGCGAAGGTGATGATCACCGCGAGCACCAGCAGGGCACCCTGCAATTCCAGTGCGGTCAAATCAAACTCCATCGTCATCGGTCATGCTCCCGAATGATGTCAAAACAACGAACCGTTCGGCGGCCTCTTCGCAAGATGCGGATGACCGTCGCAGGATGGTGCCGAAGCATAAAGGTGCCTCGGCATTCGTGACGGACCGTCGACCTCGCGCCTCTTCCATGATCGCTGGCTTCAATACTTCTGAAGCCGGTCATGGCCGCTGATCGACGACCCGTCACTCCTCTCCTCTACGGACAGGATATACGCGTTGTTTTTTGCTGTCGTGCAGCGCGTTCGTGACAAATCATGTCCGACAGTGCGGCAGGCGAATTTCCGCGCACAGCCCGCCTTCGGGCCGGTTGGCGAGGGTCAGTTCCCCACCTTCGGCCGCGACGACCCGCGCGACGATCGACAGGCCAAGGCCAAAGCCCACCGTGTCGCGCCGCCGCGCCGCGTCCAGCCGGACGAACGGCTCCAGGACCAGTTCGAGCGACTCCTCGGGAATGCCGGGTCCGTCATCCTCGACCCGGATGCGCACCGCGTCGCTGCGTTCGACGTCCAGCGTGATGACCGCATGCTGGCCATAATGCAGCGCATTCTCGACCAGATTGGTCAGCGCACGCTTCATCCCGAAGCGGCGAAGACGACAGTCGAAATGATCGGGCCCGGCATAGCGGACGTCGCGCCCGTGATCGGCGGCATCGTCGGCCAGATTGGCGCATAATATGGCCAGGTCGGTCAATTCGGGCTG
This genomic interval carries:
- the treY gene encoding malto-oligosyltrehalose synthase, with the protein product MTPRATYRFQFHKDFPFARAEVLLPYLDRLGISHVYASPITTATAGSMHGYDVIDPTRINPELGGEDGFRSLALAARARGMGVIIDIVPNHMGVAGGSNEWWNDVLRAGPDSRYARFFDIDWSRRIVLPILGDPLSHVLAEGQITVERTDGRAEVVAYGEHRLPIRDADQDEAEILPIAELLDRQHYRLASWRVSNDELNWRRFFTINELAGLRVEDDAVFEETHALYFRLYAEGLIDGVRIDHIDGLTDPIGYGRKLRARFGAIPRDDGNRAYIVVEKILGADEAMGRDWGVDGTSGYDFMEEVAALLHAPEGTRPLAELWAQLSGRSADFAPEELQARQDLLAWQFAGQLDGCVAAFAALTASDPALEGAITTAMLRRAIERLLWVFPVYRTYGPDAPATDAEVRGQARSRVERFIPPGETFVVDHILAWLAGEGDADRALLAEAVRRFQQLSAPIAAKAVEDTAFYRHGVLLSRNDVGFDAARMSLPIAAFHDRMSGRAKTFPHAMLTTATHDHKRGEDVRARLAVLSAVPDEWRIAVEGWRQDTLALSEGVDPADWYMLIQTLVGAWPRPEDLGDFTERVTAWQEKALREAKLRSSWEAPDEDYEGRCNALAEALIDGAEGASFRARLHDLLRRIAPAASANSLVQLALRYTVPGIPDCYQGTEFADLSLVDPDNRRPVDYPAREQALAEGGNAKLDLLAGLLGARRRAPALFAEGDYRPLPVKGHGRDRVIAFERRHGDAVLTCVMGLRLAPLMDAQGQVDWRDTAVVLAEGPRLVADLLADGPVWYDVRPGTDKG
- the pncB gene encoding nicotinate phosphoribosyltransferase, which gives rise to MAVTDIATRTWDHGWRLDPIVRSLLDTDFYKLLMLQMIRNLYPDTQATFALHNRTRSVRLADVIDEGELRAQLDHARTLRFTKKELIWLAGNSFYGQTRMFAPDFLAWLADFQLPDYDLSRRDGQFELRFHGPWCATTMWEIPALAIVNELRARAALHAKGRFALDILYARAKAKLWGKVERLRALPDLAISDFGTRRRHGFLWQRWCVEALKEGLGDRLIGTSNVLLAMDNDLEAIGTNAHELPMAVAAMARTDDELRQAPYRVLQEWRQHYHGNLLIVLPDAFGTAAFLRDAPDWVADWTGFRPDSAPPIEAGEAILDWWRQHGRDPRDKLLIFSDGMDVDTIERTYRHFNGRVRMSFGWGTNLTNDFRDCDPDGLPGLEPISLVAKVIEVNGRPAVKLSDNPAKANGDPAEIARYLAVFGNDGRKARTTEV
- a CDS encoding DNA-3-methyladenine glycosylase, encoding MMLPPDFYGQEVDVVARALLGVTLLVDGVGGPIVETEAYDAADPASHSFAGRTARNAAMFGAVGHAYVYRIYGLHHCLNIVCGTPGSAVLIRAIEPVHGLEVMHRRRGGRVTIRQLCAGPGRLCAALGVDQGLDGAFLDESPFNLLPTATDVAIVSGARIGITRAAERPRRFGIAESPWLSRPFPQGPDAVQHRSGK
- a CDS encoding TIGR02281 family clan AA aspartic protease produces the protein MFVDWGIPTPLLLVVVAIVVAGIVARRRVPFLRLAINLVSWLVLGGLLLVVLQQREQFDPYIQRAMQVLNLQDQSVVGDTVRIRMSPDGHFWARVTLDGVSRRMLVDSGATLTALSTDTARAAGLRPSAPVFPVVLNTANGMIRAQTGRVKTLEIGTIRADGIPVVISPAFGETDVLGMNFLSRLKSWRVEGSTLILEPHHPQPLTHRSSPA
- a CDS encoding PAS domain-containing protein is translated as MNTPLSRMLPLPAQLDRYVVHAIETGRFPDEHALLVAAVERLRAEQPFDEATAWLVGGGECGQRVRDHDWAATALGPIGGWPAALRTTVANIVHSPIAKVLMWGPDHVMIYNDSYRTIAGPRHPSAFGGLVPEVWPEIWDWNRDILSRGFQGEDLAFHDQKLIVTRAGQPEEVVFDLYYTPVYLDHGDVGGVMCTVVENTGRVAAERRLAESEAELRVITDSLPVLVAFVDREERYRFANSYYREFLGVDPDAMLGTRISDVLTDEDYAERRPLIERALAGETVVADVRIQHRDGSHRRAETRYIPRRDEQGAVVGFHILVFDVDERMRHAEVIERSNRRFRAAMDAVHGVLWTNSADGRMVGEQPGWAAITGQTREEYQNFGWANAVHPDDAADSIVAWNKAVAAKGMFVHEHRVRRHDGEWRTYAIRGLPIVGADGELVEWVGVHTDITEQRAAEQALRDQANVLARQVHHRERAEAQLRQLNETLESRVIEEIAERRQAEMKLAQAQKMETIGKLTGGVAHDFNNLLQVVSGNLQLLGKDVAGNSRAEQRVANAMAGVSRGSKLASQLLAFGRRQALEPKVVNVTRFVQGMDDMLRRAIGEGVEIETIVGGGLWNTFIDPAQIENALLNLAINARDAMDGQGKLTIELGNAHLDDAYARTHDEVVPGQYVMLAVSDTGSGMSEDIIQKVFEPFFSTKSEGKGSGLGLSMVYGFVKQSGGHVKIYSEVGHGTTIKLYLPRAMEAEDVEVAVDTGPITGGTETVLVVEDDAEVRATVVELLSDLGYRVLKAVDAQSALNVIESGIPIDMLFTDVVMPGTLKSPELARKARERLPDIAVLFTSGYTENSIVHGGRLDKGVELLSKPYTREALARKFRHVLANQRQRKMPRDDAGHAAPGDPVDSQPVVHPLHDGQTILLVEDDDLIRANTAEVLQEAGFVVVHAVTAEEAMTALQTAQIDVLVTDINLPGESGIELAGRARLLRPTLSIVFATGDGGMAGDAAELDAALLTKPYSAGQLLNAIRGRLGVTEQAARP